One part of the Salinimonas iocasae genome encodes these proteins:
- the bcsA gene encoding UDP-forming cellulose synthase catalytic subunit, producing the protein MVRSHAGRRAFVSFNVFFLFCLTILSIALLVPMDSAGQIVASYSLIMLIHISAREATHFHRYRHYFRLFALLVGLALTVRYLLWRGFYTLGTADIVSLIAMWMLFLAEIYAGITHIISCLVNASPLTRPDKTLAEFPSESLPTVDVLVPSYNEPQDIIEVTLRAARQMHYPTDKLRVYLLDDGGTLQKRTQDNELAAQEAIHRAKALKKLCRRVGVGYISRDKNERAKAGNVNHALGETHGDLVVILDADHVPTADFLNYTVPWMLSNPKTFLVQTPHFMANPDPVERNYFSAFTRMPSENDMFYGTIQRGLDFWNASFFCGSAAVLRRSHLDQVEGLSGQSVTEDAETAFDLHAMGYESVYVNRPMVSGLAPETLDAFIQQRMRWAQGMTQILLLKKPHNAQGLSWFQRFGYLSSILFWLFPFARIVFLFMPLAYLVFGLQIYRASLIEIIAFTLPHVIATYQLSTLLFGRTRWPLVSELYEILQCVFTFRALLKVFRNRTAPSFVVTPKGESLEKSFISPLSGVFYGLIAFTLAGTAAGLEKLVSDALTRELTVVVLFWNVFNLILLVSVLGVLIERRQVREQSRLPASDEVTLQGEDGRAWVGQVNDMSLGGARIRLQAKWQQLPEHVSLIGWSASARKNVVLPCKLLFYDPSTGIVRFRFIRESDKVWDDIIGYTMGDSRRWQSFQRRRMRPVSYWYGFRHVLNVSFRPVLLHSWMQLKRMWGQEKAVKE; encoded by the coding sequence TTGGTAAGAAGCCATGCGGGAAGGCGTGCTTTTGTAAGCTTTAACGTCTTTTTTCTGTTCTGCCTGACAATTTTGAGTATTGCATTGCTAGTCCCCATGGATTCGGCAGGGCAGATTGTGGCATCTTACAGTCTGATTATGCTGATTCATATCAGTGCCCGCGAAGCCACGCACTTTCACCGTTACCGCCATTATTTCCGACTTTTTGCCCTGCTGGTGGGACTCGCTCTTACCGTTCGCTATCTACTATGGCGGGGATTTTATACCCTGGGTACAGCGGATATTGTTTCGCTCATCGCCATGTGGATGCTGTTTCTGGCAGAGATCTATGCGGGAATTACACACATTATCAGCTGTCTGGTCAATGCATCGCCGCTGACGCGTCCGGACAAAACACTCGCTGAGTTTCCCTCTGAATCTTTACCTACGGTTGATGTGTTGGTGCCCTCGTATAATGAGCCTCAGGACATTATTGAAGTCACTCTGCGCGCCGCCAGACAAATGCATTATCCCACGGACAAATTACGTGTTTACCTGCTGGATGACGGGGGGACACTGCAAAAGCGTACACAGGACAATGAGCTGGCTGCCCAGGAGGCGATACACAGGGCGAAGGCGCTTAAGAAGTTATGCAGACGAGTAGGTGTCGGCTATATCAGTCGGGATAAAAACGAACGGGCAAAAGCAGGAAACGTGAATCACGCGTTGGGTGAGACCCATGGCGATCTCGTGGTCATACTTGATGCCGACCACGTGCCTACTGCTGATTTTCTTAACTATACCGTACCGTGGATGCTGTCTAATCCTAAGACCTTTCTGGTACAAACGCCGCACTTTATGGCAAACCCTGACCCGGTGGAGCGAAACTATTTTTCTGCTTTTACACGAATGCCGTCTGAAAATGATATGTTTTACGGCACTATTCAGCGAGGTCTGGATTTCTGGAATGCCTCGTTTTTTTGCGGTTCTGCGGCAGTACTGCGGCGTTCGCATCTGGATCAGGTAGAAGGGCTGTCTGGACAGTCGGTGACAGAAGATGCTGAAACAGCGTTCGACCTGCACGCGATGGGTTATGAATCGGTATATGTTAACCGCCCCATGGTAAGCGGCCTGGCCCCGGAAACGCTGGATGCCTTTATTCAGCAGCGTATGCGCTGGGCGCAGGGGATGACCCAGATTCTGCTGCTAAAGAAGCCGCATAACGCACAGGGCCTGTCCTGGTTCCAGCGCTTTGGCTATCTCAGTTCAATTTTGTTCTGGCTTTTCCCTTTTGCCCGCATTGTATTTTTGTTTATGCCGCTGGCTTATCTGGTGTTCGGGCTGCAGATTTACCGTGCGTCATTAATTGAGATTATTGCTTTTACGCTGCCACATGTTATCGCAACCTATCAGCTTTCCACACTGCTTTTCGGCAGAACGCGATGGCCGCTGGTCTCTGAGCTGTACGAAATTCTGCAGTGCGTGTTTACCTTCCGGGCTTTGCTGAAGGTGTTTCGCAATCGCACTGCGCCATCATTTGTCGTGACACCGAAAGGGGAGAGTCTGGAGAAAAGCTTTATCTCTCCGTTATCCGGCGTGTTTTATGGATTAATCGCATTTACTCTGGCAGGCACAGCGGCAGGCCTTGAAAAACTGGTCAGTGATGCACTGACCCGCGAGCTTACCGTAGTGGTGTTGTTCTGGAATGTGTTTAATCTGATATTGCTGGTCAGCGTGCTGGGAGTATTGATTGAGCGACGCCAGGTTCGTGAACAGTCCAGATTGCCAGCCAGTGACGAGGTTACATTACAGGGTGAGGACGGGCGCGCCTGGGTTGGTCAGGTCAACGATATGTCACTGGGGGGCGCGCGCATAAGGCTTCAGGCAAAATGGCAGCAATTGCCTGAGCATGTATCACTTATCGGCTGGTCTGCTTCGGCCAGAAAAAATGTGGTATTGCCCTGCAAGTTATTGTTCTACGACCCATCTACCGGCATAGTCCGTTTCCGCTTTATCAGGGAATCAGATAAAGTATGGGATGATATTATTGGTTATACCATGGGTGACAGTCGACGCTGGCAAAGTTTTCAGCGGCGACGTATGCGGCCTGTATCCTATTGGTACGGCTTCAGGCATGTATTAAATGTGAGTTTCAGACCCGTCCTCCTGCATAGCTGGATGCAGCTGAAGCGCATGTGGGGCCAGGAAAAAGCAGTTAAGGAATGA
- a CDS encoding cellulose biosynthesis cyclic di-GMP-binding regulatory protein BcsB, with the protein MRTMLTGAFIALLMTFTAFAQQTSQTRLSSFYPGDSTLRLQGKQDSVTLALPLAAGQEVKNAAISIEAVNSKALIKPRSILNVRFNNATIGQIHLDPERPSISSQVTIPASLWRSGFNNLTFAVSQHYANQCVDGGAPELWSEINLYNSMLSVTTQRAQASPVIQDLSGFFSPGIGAQDNVTLVTVKDDDDSIFTHSLPGVAQALALRNQYKPLSITYQEAASKPALPPLPDAGKWDDALAQRYQKSSWYMAETKADQVHALIGTRSALKPFLSDALHQRISGPFLAMDQTPQVKSEQTTLVEGTTRLIVSGETAEQVRQAALTLGLMDDALNPDSVLQIDAEESSKVSLSGRSLRPGQQYTFAQIGQRDIVMRGEDSFSQPLTFHLPADFYVPENASVSLKLDFGYGAAFGPGSMMNILVNDELVHGLTLDNPNGQSFQDYALEIPARHLRGGINTINFDVVMRAPVTGQACDDISGSHLIFQVRNSSEIEFPEAGQVATQPDLALFRDTAFPFARINNDDPVAIYINDEGMTSAALTLSAKLAQVAGMPLPDIQIEQGLQSSLTDNAIILSTPEALPDTFSSDYTTSLTATKRWPYRLQNELHNRIRRVADDKGHAPLTTRGATTQQSGLEDMAVLIAEKNPASESTGNVYIIATQTPELMTTRINELVSLSLWGQMAGDFFSWQDAESPLLAMQVADQFEMGEAGNGWLSLRMWLSNNPWYWLVGVALIVIISTFIAVLLLRRRNKAMTEQW; encoded by the coding sequence ATGAGAACAATGCTGACAGGCGCATTTATAGCCCTGCTGATGACCTTTACAGCGTTTGCGCAACAAACATCACAGACGCGGCTTTCTTCCTTTTACCCCGGTGACAGTACATTGCGTTTGCAGGGTAAGCAGGACAGCGTCACACTGGCTTTACCTCTGGCGGCCGGGCAGGAAGTAAAAAATGCAGCTATCAGTATCGAAGCGGTCAACTCCAAAGCACTGATAAAACCCCGCTCCATTCTAAATGTGCGGTTTAATAATGCGACTATCGGGCAGATTCACCTGGATCCCGAGCGCCCCTCTATCAGCTCTCAGGTAACCATTCCGGCCAGCCTGTGGCGGTCAGGGTTTAATAACCTGACATTTGCGGTCAGCCAGCATTACGCGAACCAGTGTGTGGATGGTGGGGCGCCGGAATTGTGGAGCGAAATAAATCTCTATAATTCGATGCTGTCGGTCACCACGCAGCGGGCACAGGCTTCGCCGGTAATACAGGATTTATCCGGATTTTTCTCTCCGGGTATCGGTGCACAAGATAATGTCACACTGGTGACAGTGAAAGATGACGACGACAGTATTTTTACGCATAGCCTGCCAGGGGTGGCCCAGGCCCTGGCTCTGCGTAACCAGTACAAGCCGTTGAGCATCACTTATCAGGAGGCAGCCAGTAAGCCGGCGCTTCCACCACTGCCGGATGCAGGGAAATGGGATGACGCCCTGGCGCAACGCTATCAGAAAAGTAGCTGGTATATGGCTGAGACTAAGGCAGACCAGGTACACGCGTTAATCGGAACTCGCTCAGCATTAAAGCCATTCCTTAGCGATGCATTGCATCAGCGTATATCCGGTCCGTTCCTCGCGATGGACCAGACCCCCCAGGTAAAAAGTGAGCAAACCACGCTGGTTGAAGGGACAACCCGGTTAATTGTTTCGGGTGAGACTGCAGAGCAGGTTCGTCAGGCAGCGCTGACATTAGGGCTTATGGATGATGCGCTGAACCCTGATTCAGTGCTCCAGATAGATGCGGAGGAAAGTAGCAAGGTGTCGCTTTCGGGTCGCTCACTTCGTCCTGGTCAGCAGTATACCTTTGCACAGATTGGTCAGCGCGATATCGTCATGCGCGGTGAGGACAGCTTTTCACAACCCCTCACTTTTCATCTGCCGGCTGACTTTTATGTGCCGGAGAACGCCAGCGTTTCACTTAAACTTGATTTTGGCTATGGCGCGGCTTTCGGACCCGGTTCAATGATGAATATTCTGGTTAATGATGAGCTGGTGCATGGGTTAACGCTGGATAATCCAAACGGTCAGTCTTTTCAGGATTACGCGCTTGAAATACCCGCACGACATTTGCGTGGTGGGATAAACACGATTAATTTTGATGTTGTTATGCGCGCCCCGGTAACCGGGCAGGCATGCGATGACATCAGCGGTTCTCACCTGATATTTCAGGTCAGAAACAGTTCTGAGATTGAGTTTCCTGAGGCAGGACAGGTAGCGACCCAGCCGGATCTGGCATTATTCAGAGATACCGCTTTTCCGTTTGCCAGAATCAACAACGACGATCCCGTTGCTATATATATTAATGACGAAGGCATGACCAGCGCTGCGCTGACCTTATCGGCTAAGCTGGCCCAGGTTGCTGGTATGCCGCTGCCTGATATCCAAATTGAACAGGGTTTGCAAAGCAGCCTGACTGATAATGCGATTATTTTAAGCACACCGGAAGCGTTACCGGATACATTCTCCTCTGATTACACAACGTCTTTAACTGCTACAAAGCGCTGGCCTTACCGGCTTCAGAACGAGCTGCATAACCGGATCCGCCGGGTTGCGGATGATAAGGGACACGCCCCTTTAACCACCAGAGGGGCGACCACACAGCAAAGCGGGCTGGAAGATATGGCCGTGTTGATTGCAGAAAAAAACCCGGCGTCTGAGAGTACGGGCAATGTTTATATCATTGCTACCCAGACACCTGAACTCATGACTACCCGCATCAATGAGCTGGTGAGCCTCAGTCTGTGGGGACAGATGGCAGGAGATTTTTT